From Candidatus Dormiibacterota bacterium, one genomic window encodes:
- a CDS encoding PH domain-containing protein → MTDTALFSAPWDQKLTLVTVAGSTLLLLGATLAVWVSLTMVPPGPGRLLILAGGVLSLGAFVFGALLAPRGYTVAGDRLTIDRLLRPVEIPLAAIRSVELLSSDRLAGSSRTLGSGGLFGYYGLFRNQALGSYRMYATRGDGYVLVRAAQSFVLTPDSPERFIEAIERRRGPSGGS, encoded by the coding sequence ATGACGGACACGGCCCTGTTCTCGGCTCCCTGGGACCAGAAACTGACCCTTGTGACGGTCGCGGGCTCGACGCTGCTTCTCCTGGGCGCGACGCTCGCGGTCTGGGTGTCGCTGACGATGGTCCCGCCCGGCCCCGGTCGCCTCCTGATTCTGGCCGGCGGCGTGCTGTCGCTCGGCGCCTTCGTCTTCGGCGCGCTCCTGGCGCCGCGCGGCTACACCGTCGCGGGGGATCGCCTCACGATCGATCGCCTTCTCCGCCCCGTCGAGATCCCCCTGGCCGCGATTCGATCGGTGGAGCTCCTGTCATCCGACCGCCTGGCGGGCTCGTCGAGGACCCTCGGGTCCGGAGGGCTGTTCGGCTACTACGGTCTATTCCGCAACCAGGCCCTCGGCAGCTACCGGATGTACGCCACGCGGGGGGATGGCTACGTGCTCGTCCGCGCCGCGCAATCGTTCGTCCTGACACCCGATAGCCCCGAGCGGTTCATCGAGGCGATCGAGCGCCGCCGCGGTCCTTCGGGCGGGTCGTAG
- a CDS encoding alpha/beta fold hydrolase: MRGFSNLACLALLLVAAGRAGAADRKQPADDLQGIAGGFVDLLAAGDFAAAVKRFDPAMTAALPADKLRDVWKSLNTQAGAFQKQTGTRVAKESGYQVVFVACTFEKAVLEAKIVFDGSKRIAGLFFVPPPARSEYTPPAYARPGAYGEADVRVGSPDWPLPGTLSTPAGQGLVPGVVLVHGSGPLDRDETVGPNRPFRDLASGLASRGIAVLRYDKRTRVYAARLQAESDRLTLNEETVADAVEAVRLLRGSRRVDASRVFVLGHSLGGVALPRIARLEPGIAGFVMLATPSRPLQEAYLEQMAYLAALDGVTTPEERARLETIRHQVERVAAHDSTAASGADRPDDLPLGLGRTYWDDLARHDAGEAATLLRGPVLVLQGGRDYQVTRADFEGWRRLLAGRTDVAFRIYPALNHLFMEGEGMGTPDEYLVAGHVAAEVVEQIATWVKDRPAATPARS; the protein is encoded by the coding sequence ATGAGAGGGTTCTCGAATCTCGCGTGTCTCGCGCTTCTCCTCGTCGCGGCAGGGCGGGCCGGGGCGGCCGACCGGAAGCAGCCGGCCGACGATCTGCAGGGAATCGCCGGAGGGTTCGTCGATCTTCTGGCGGCCGGCGATTTCGCCGCGGCGGTCAAGCGCTTCGATCCCGCCATGACGGCCGCCCTGCCGGCGGACAAGCTGCGCGACGTCTGGAAGAGCCTCAACACCCAGGCGGGCGCCTTCCAGAAGCAGACCGGGACTCGGGTCGCGAAGGAGTCGGGCTACCAGGTGGTCTTCGTCGCGTGCACGTTCGAGAAAGCGGTCCTGGAGGCGAAGATCGTGTTCGACGGCTCGAAGCGCATCGCCGGGCTGTTCTTCGTACCGCCGCCGGCGAGATCGGAATACACGCCGCCGGCGTACGCCCGGCCCGGGGCCTACGGCGAGGCCGACGTGCGCGTCGGGAGCCCGGACTGGCCGCTGCCGGGGACGCTGTCGACCCCCGCGGGGCAGGGGCTCGTTCCGGGGGTCGTGCTGGTCCACGGCTCCGGTCCGCTCGATCGGGACGAGACTGTCGGCCCGAACCGGCCGTTCCGTGACCTGGCCTCAGGGCTGGCCTCGCGCGGCATCGCGGTGCTGCGCTACGACAAGCGGACGAGAGTCTACGCGGCCCGGTTGCAGGCGGAGTCCGATCGGCTCACGCTCAACGAGGAGACCGTCGCCGACGCGGTGGAGGCGGTGCGGCTCCTGCGCGGAAGCCGCCGTGTGGACGCTTCCCGCGTGTTCGTCCTCGGCCACAGCCTGGGCGGGGTCGCCCTCCCTAGGATCGCGAGACTGGAGCCGGGGATCGCGGGGTTCGTCATGCTGGCCACTCCGAGCAGGCCCCTTCAGGAAGCCTACCTCGAGCAGATGGCCTATCTCGCCGCGCTCGACGGTGTCACGACCCCCGAAGAGCGCGCGCGGCTCGAAACGATACGGCATCAGGTCGAGCGGGTCGCTGCGCACGATTCCACGGCCGCCTCCGGCGCGGACCGGCCGGATGACCTTCCGCTCGGGCTCGGCCGCACCTACTGGGACGATCTCGCACGTCACGACGCCGGCGAGGCGGCGACTCTTCTCAGGGGGCCCGTGCTCGTGCTCCAGGGGGGGAGGGACTACCAAGTGACGCGGGCCGACTTCGAGGGCTGGCGGCGGCTCCTCGCCGGACGCACCGACGTCGCGTTCAGGATCTATCCCGCCCTCAATCACCTGTTCATGGAAGGGGAAGGGATGGGAACGCCGGACGAGTACCTGGTCGCCGGCCACGTCGCTGCCGAGGTCGTCGAACAGATCGCGACCTGGGTCAAGGACCGGCCGGCCGCCACGCCCGCGCGCTCCTGA
- a CDS encoding radical SAM/SPASM domain-containing protein, translating into MKVDPLAHGPTHLTILPTYRCTAACAQCCFESNPHVQGRIPIERILDYIDQAAGDFPSLRLVVFSGGECFLLRQDLDAAIERATSRGLATRCVTNGYWATSPRAARERILPLYEAGLTELNFSTGDDHQKFVPFERIVHGAVAAAESGIRALIVVEGRSGARFTMEQALADPVLAEFMRTSPARSSLDLLNNIWIPFQDDVEIAQPEGIYRTRERLDRFQGCDNVIENLVITPDEKVASCCGLTFEHIPEMKIGDARRTRLRDLYDRQMEDFLKIWIRVEGPEKIFFFATEKDPALAFPDGATHPCQTCAALFLNPRVRKILAAHYLEKVPEVMFRYQMMRTLERRSDPSFAPARQDAPPAPDGGPPRVGFGS; encoded by the coding sequence ATGAAGGTCGATCCCCTGGCGCACGGGCCGACGCACCTGACCATCCTGCCGACGTACCGTTGCACGGCCGCCTGCGCGCAATGCTGCTTCGAGAGCAATCCGCACGTGCAGGGACGCATTCCGATCGAGCGCATCCTCGACTACATCGACCAGGCGGCCGGCGACTTCCCCAGCCTCCGGCTGGTGGTCTTCTCGGGCGGCGAGTGCTTTCTCCTGCGCCAGGATCTCGACGCGGCGATCGAGCGCGCCACCAGCCGCGGCCTGGCGACGCGCTGCGTCACCAACGGCTACTGGGCCACCTCGCCGCGGGCGGCGCGCGAGCGCATCCTTCCCCTGTACGAGGCGGGACTCACCGAGCTCAATTTCTCGACCGGCGACGACCACCAGAAATTCGTCCCCTTCGAGCGGATCGTCCACGGCGCCGTCGCCGCCGCCGAGTCCGGTATCCGGGCGCTCATCGTCGTCGAGGGGCGCTCGGGCGCCCGGTTCACGATGGAGCAGGCCCTCGCCGACCCGGTCCTCGCCGAATTCATGCGCACGAGCCCGGCCCGCTCCTCACTCGACCTGCTCAACAACATCTGGATCCCCTTCCAGGACGACGTGGAGATCGCGCAGCCGGAGGGGATCTATCGGACGCGCGAGCGGCTGGACCGCTTCCAGGGCTGCGACAACGTGATCGAGAACCTGGTGATCACGCCCGACGAGAAGGTGGCGTCGTGCTGCGGCCTGACCTTCGAGCACATCCCCGAGATGAAGATCGGCGACGCGCGCCGGACCCGCCTGCGCGATCTGTACGACCGCCAGATGGAGGACTTCCTGAAGATCTGGATCCGCGTGGAGGGTCCCGAGAAGATCTTCTTCTTCGCGACGGAAAAAGACCCCGCTCTTGCCTTCCCGGACGGCGCGACGCATCCCTGCCAGACGTGCGCCGCGCTGTTCCTGAACCCGCGCGTCCGAAAAATCCTGGCCGCACATTACCTCGAGAAGGTCCCGGAGGTGATGTTCCGCTACCAGATGATGCGGACGCTGGAACGGCGCTCCGACCCGAGCTTCGCCCCCGCCCGGCAGGACGCGCCCCCGGCACCGGACGGCGGCCCGCCGCGTGTCGGGTTCGGATCGTGA